The following nucleotide sequence is from bacterium.
CTGACCTCCCGGCTTTGCATACACAATCGTAGAGAGGTCAGACGAGAAGTCATACGCATTACCGAAGAATTCCAGCGGAAACGCGAATGGTAAGTGCAGCGCGAGTTTAGGTTCACCGATCATTTTTCCTGCTTTCCACTCCTGACGGTAGAACAGAATCTCACCACGTCCGGGAACTGTGTATAGGAAGGCCTCGCCATCCTGTGCCATACGTACCAAAAAAGTCTGAACGCCCGGCAACAATAAAATACGTTCCCTCGAATCGAGAGCTATTTGGTAGATGCCCGTATCCTTACCGGATAGAACAACACCCAGTAGAAATTTTCCATCCGGTGTTGCTTCCATGGCATAACAATTTTCCAGGAATCTCTGCGGATTCCTGCCATCAGAGTCCGTCTTCCAAATAGCGGTCTTATTACCTTCTTGAGTGGTTGCGTAAAGGTGCTTACCATCAGCGGACCAGGTCACATTCTGAATGTCTTGACCTCTCAACTCGATGGGTGTCAGTCCGCGGCCATCTACTCCAATGATATACGCTCTAATGTCTTCACCGGTTTCTCTTGCGAAGAAAATAAGACGCGATCCATCGGCTGACCAGAATCCTGTTCCCATTCTGGAAGCGAACGCAAGTTTGAGTGCATTTCGTCCATCAATATCCGAGACCCATAATTCTTCACTCTTCCCCGGATCAATGAATCTAATGTGGAGGACACGTTTTCCATCGGGTGAGATGATCGGCTGGCTGGCAAGCTGTGAAATAATTTCCGACGTGTTTCCGGTTTTGACATTGTAGCTAACAAGTGAACCGGATATTTTGCCGTTGACGTAATAGATTCCTTTTCCCGAAGGATCCGGCATCGGCGAAAAATCCGGACCCGAGCCAAAAGTAATTTGAGTCACAGTCCGATCGCTCAACTCATATTTCCAAAGATTCGCGATCCCATTGACTCTGCGTCCAAACACAACACTTTTTCCTGGTTCCAACCAGGATGCGCTTCCTACGATTTCCTCAATCCGCCCAAGGTCTTCAATTTTTCCGGTTGAAGTGTCCAGTTTATATGTTCGTTGCGCTCCAGCGGAACTTGGCCAGTTGGTCGCTATGAGCAGATTCTTGTTATCAGGATAAGGCAAAAGTCCTTGAGGGGTCATGGTTGTATTGTCAAAGGAATAGATCTCTTCTTCGTTGAGTCCGGATTTTCCGGTGCGAAATACTCCTTTACTGTCCGACTTTAAGTAGTAGTAATAATTTCCATCGGGAGATGGTTGTAACTCTATGCCGGATAATACACGGCGCGGGGTACCACCCAAAGTGGGAACGGCCCATGCTTCATCCCGACCACTGCTGCGACGATAATAGATCTCCCTGCCATCCGGAGAAAAGCTATCAATTTCTTTGCCCCCTTCATCGTTGGTAAGTTGAAGTGGATCGCCGCCGGATGTAAGCATGACAAACACCTGTGATACCGAACCGACCGGCGAACCAAACGCAATGGTCCTTCCATCCGGCGATAAAACCACAGATTGAATTGGTTTGTTCCACTGGCTGATTTTTGTAACCTGAGCCGGTGTTGTTATTTTTGCGGCAGGCCTGCGATAGACAAGAAATCCAGCAATTGCAATTGCCAGCACGCAAATAGGAAGTAACCATTTCCAGCGCGAAGTTTTGAGCGCGGGTTTTACTGAGAGTTGTGTTGGAGCTGCTGCGGCGCTGCCTGAAGAATCCACTGTCGCAGCTGCGAAAGCCGCGGTATGCATAGCCGACTTTGAGGAATCAGAATCCCGTTTGAGCCTCTTCAAGTCTGCGCGCAGCTCTCCCGCGGTTTGACAGCGTATGTCGCGATCCTTTTCCAGAGTTTTATAAATGATTCGCTCCAACTCCGGAGGAAGCGATGGATTAAAACGCAACGGGGAAGGTGGTTGCTTGTTGAGAATTGCATCGAACACGACCGCATTGCTGCTTCCGGTGAACGCGATCTTTCCTGTCGCCATTTCGTAAAGGACAATGCCGAACGAAAACAAATCGCTGCGAGCATCCAGTTCTTCGGCTCGCGCTTGTTCGGGTGACATATAAGCGACGGTGCCAAGCGTCATGCCGGGACTGGTTAGCGATTCCGGCATCGCAGTTTCCAGCGCGGAAATCCCTCCACCGATGGTAGTTGCTTTCTGTGCCGGCATCAATTTCGCCAGGCCGAAATCCATAATTTTTGCTTGCCCACGCTTTGTAATGAATATGTTTGCCGGCTTGATATCTCTGTGAATGATTCCTTCCGAATGCGCAGCATCCAGAGCATCAACGATTTGAATTGCAAGCTCTAACAACTGATCGATGGGGACCGGACCTTCCATAAGCCGGTGCTTCAAAGTTTGCCCTTCCAGCATTTCCATCACAATGAAATGGATTGAACTCTGTTCGGAAGTTGGATCCGAATCATCAACTGGAATTGCTGAATCAATATCGTAGATGGTGCAAATATTCGGGTGATTCAGCGCAGAAGCTGCGCGAGCCTCCCGCTGAAACCGTTCCAGAGACTGCGGATCCTGCGACATTTCCGCAGGCAGAAATTTCAGAGCAACCTTGCGACCGAGCCTGGTATCTTCGGCGCGATACACAACCCCCATTCCACCACCACCCAACTTGTCAATAATCTTGTAATGAGAAATCGATTTGCCAATCATTCAGTCTCTAGTATAGCTGGTAGGGCCGGGGCTTGTCCCCGCCCGCACATCAGAGCTGAATGTTTCCGGGCGGCCACAAGGGCCGCCCCTACCAGTTTCGTTTATTCTTATCCTATGAATATCACAACATATTTTCAGCGAATCAACTGGAGTGGTCCGGCAATAGCTGATCTGGAGACTTTGCAGAAAATTCATCTACACCATGCAACACACATACCTTTTGAAAATCTTGATATTCAATTGGGAAAAAATATTTCATTGGAACTGGAATCGTTGGAACGGAAGATGGTTCAAAACAACAGAGGCGGTTACTGTTTTGAACAGAACACATTGTTTCAGGCCGTGCTCACTGAAATCGGTTTTAACGTTATTGCGTGTGAAGCCCGCGTAAGGATGGGCAGATCCATAGTGACGCCGCGAACGCACATGCTGCTGATCGTGACTTTGAAGGACGGAAGATATCTTGCGGACGTTGGTTTTGGAGGGGACGGCCTTCTCCTGCCTGTTTCGATGGATGGCAATGAACACGATCAATTCTTGTGGAAGTATCGAATCGTGGAAGAAGGTCCAATGATGGTGTTACAAATATTTCGCGCGGAGCGCTGGATGGACTTATATGCATTCGTTCCCCAAGGGCGTGAACCCGTTGATTTTCAAGTGGCCAGCTGGTTTACAAGCACTCATCCGGAAAGCCGATTTGTGCAGACTCTGACTGTTCAACAGCCTACTCCCGAAGCGCGATTCATATTGCGCAACAAAATGTTTGTCATCGATCGCGGCGACCAAGAAGAAACGCGAGAGCTGAAAACACGGGAAGAGCTGATTCAGACACTGGATCGCACTTTTGGACTTTCTTTTCCCATTAACACTCCTTTCCGCAATCCGATCTGGCCCTGATGTGCTATGGAGCGCAGGCCTCAGCCTGCGCTCTACAATGCCGGCGCTCCAGAATCGACAGGCATGGTATGATCGTTGATTTATTATGCCGGTATCTGCGGGAATCCAAATTGGTCCGTATCAAGTTCTTGACCCGCTCGGTTCAGGGGGAATGGGCGAAGTGTATCGCGCGAAGGATACGAGGCTCGGGCGCGATGTTGCCGTTAAAGTGCTGCCACGACAGTTTGCTTCTCATCCGGAACGCATGCATCGTTTTGAACAGGAAGCGCGCGCTGCTTCGGCCCTGAATCATCCCGCCATTGTCACCATTTACGACATCGGAACTGTAGACACGACGCCCTACATCGCGATGGAGTTCGTAGACGGCAAGAATCTTCATGAGATCATTAAGGCCGGGCGTATTTCACTGAAAAAAGTCATCTCAATTGCATCGCAATTTGTAGATGGGCTGGCAAAAGCTCATGAAGCGGGTATTGTTCATCGCGATCTGAAACCGGAAAACCTGATGGTGAATGGTGATGGCTTTGTTAAGATCCTGGACTTCGGACTTGCAAAACTCAGTTATGCGCCGACTCCCGGAACATCCGATGTTCAAACTGAAACAAGCGCAGGAGTGGTTATGGGGACTGCAGCTTATATGTCCCCTGAGCAGGCTGCAGGGAAACTAGTCGATTTTCGATCGGATCAGTTTTCAGTCGGATCTATTTTGTATGAAATGGTGACCGGTCGAAAAGCTTTTGCAAAAGAGACTGCCGCTGAAACGATGGCCTCCGTCATTCGGGAAGAACCGGAATCAGTTTCGTCGATCGATGCCGCAATTCCCGGACCACTGCGATGGATCGTTGAGCGCTGCATGGCGAAGGATCCGGAGGAGCGCTACGCTTCCACACGCGATCTGGCGCGCGACCTGCAAAGCTTGCGCGATCATTTTGCGGAGATTGTCACTTCGGGAGAAACCAGGCCGTACTTGCAGAGCAGTAAGAGCAGCCGGGCAGCATTCTTGTTCGCGATCCTCACTGCCGTAATTCTTTCTGTTGCTGCAGCTATTTACTGGGCCGGCCGAAAACCTGCGCAAAAACCGGTTGTTTTTCGTTCACTCACGTATTCCGGTTCGGATTCCTCTCCCGCTGTCTCACCGAACGGTGAGCTTGTGGCGTTCCGTTCAGACCGTGATGGCGCTCCAAAAATCTGGCTCAAACAGCTCAAGAGTGGAAATGAAATTGCGCTGACAGACGGGCCGGATGATTTTCCGAGATTCTCTCCCGATGGTTCCTTTCTTCTGTTCATCCGAACGGAAGGTTCTGTTTCCTCTTTGTATCGTGTCCCCGTTTTGGGAGGAGAAGTTCGGAAAGTGGCGGATGATGTGCGAAGCGCAGACTGGTCACCGGACGGAAAGCAGATTGTATTTATTCGATGGGTTCCCTCCCGTGGAAATCTGGATTCCCACTTTCTCACTCTGAATCCGGATGGTTCCGTCGTTCGTGAGCTTGTGGTAATCCCACAAAAACAGCTTCATTACGCGCGCTGGTCTCCGAATGGAGCCTGCCTGCGGAAGCGGGAGGCCGAATGATATAGAGTCCTACCCGCAGAATGTCTTCCTTTTATCAAGAACGAATACAGCTTTGATTTTAGAATACAGAGGAAATCATAAGCCGGCGCTGCTTGATTAGTTGTCCTACTTCACTCGGATCTAGGTTGCTAATATTCGATCTGATATCCATGTTAGTCTCCCTTTTTTATATTGGAACAATAAGCGATTAAGATTTACGTCTTTTCTTCAATATTGTCCTTTCCACAATGTTTAATTTGGTCATCTTTACGATGGGCTTGTTTTCCGTTTATAAACACATTTTGTTGATCTTTTGTCGATTCATATATCGAACGCACCTTTGCTTCCTGAACTTGTCCGCAGAGCTTGTGTTCGGAGGCTTTTGCTGCAGCATCATCTTTGTTGGAAACCGGTTTGCCGTTGACCCTGACAGGTGCATTAATGTCGATCGGAACAGCCGGTTTCGTTTGTACGGGCTGTGGTTCGGTTTTGATTGCTTCTCTGTAACTCGGTGATAATGGAATCGGTGGAATGGCCATGACACAATACCTCCATTTTTAGTCAATACATTCGACGAAAGGAAAATCTGTAACGTTTCCCCTTCATTGTGTACAGACGTTTCAATTTGATAAATTCCAGATGGATTCCACTTTAGTGTCTTTAAGCGAGATGTTTCATACAGATCCCGCGGATTATGAAACTGTATCCTGATTATCTGGATCAGTTAGTTGCTCTCCGCCGGAGCCTGGAGTTACCGGTGAATTGTCACCTGGTCCAACCGGACCATCTGGCTTGCGTGGTTTAACGTTCGTGCGTTTTGGAACCGGCGGCTCAAGCGGATCCGCGATTGGATTCCCACCAACAACAATCGGTCCGGAAGAACCGCCGCTATCATATGGCTTCGGATTAATTTTGC
It contains:
- a CDS encoding serine/threonine-protein kinase produces the protein MIGKSISHYKIIDKLGGGGMGVVYRAEDTRLGRKVALKFLPAEMSQDPQSLERFQREARAASALNHPNICTIYDIDSAIPVDDSDPTSEQSSIHFIVMEMLEGQTLKHRLMEGPVPIDQLLELAIQIVDALDAAHSEGIIHRDIKPANIFITKRGQAKIMDFGLAKLMPAQKATTIGGGISALETAMPESLTSPGMTLGTVAYMSPEQARAEELDARSDLFSFGIVLYEMATGKIAFTGSSNAVVFDAILNKQPPSPLRFNPSLPPELERIIYKTLEKDRDIRCQTAGELRADLKRLKRDSDSSKSAMHTAAFAAATVDSSGSAAAAPTQLSVKPALKTSRWKWLLPICVLAIAIAGFLVYRRPAAKITTPAQVTKISQWNKPIQSVVLSPDGRTIAFGSPVGSVSQVFVMLTSGGDPLQLTNDEGGKEIDSFSPDGREIYYRRSSGRDEAWAVPTLGGTPRRVLSGIELQPSPDGNYYYYLKSDSKGVFRTGKSGLNEEEIYSFDNTTMTPQGLLPYPDNKNLLIATNWPSSAGAQRTYKLDTSTGKIEDLGRIEEIVGSASWLEPGKSVVFGRRVNGIANLWKYELSDRTVTQITFGSGPDFSPMPDPSGKGIYYVNGKISGSLVSYNVKTGNTSEIISQLASQPIISPDGKRVLHIRFIDPGKSEELWVSDIDGRNALKLAFASRMGTGFWSADGSRLIFFARETGEDIRAYIIGVDGRGLTPIELRGQDIQNVTWSADGKHLYATTQEGNKTAIWKTDSDGRNPQRFLENCYAMEATPDGKFLLGVVLSGKDTGIYQIALDSRERILLLPGVQTFLVRMAQDGEAFLYTVPGRGEILFYRQEWKAGKMIGEPKLALHLPFAFPLEFFGNAYDFSSDLSTIVYAKPGGQADLYYMTYSTASR
- a CDS encoding arylamine N-acetyltransferase, whose protein sequence is MNITTYFQRINWSGPAIADLETLQKIHLHHATHIPFENLDIQLGKNISLELESLERKMVQNNRGGYCFEQNTLFQAVLTEIGFNVIACEARVRMGRSIVTPRTHMLLIVTLKDGRYLADVGFGGDGLLLPVSMDGNEHDQFLWKYRIVEEGPMMVLQIFRAERWMDLYAFVPQGREPVDFQVASWFTSTHPESRFVQTLTVQQPTPEARFILRNKMFVIDRGDQEETRELKTREELIQTLDRTFGLSFPINTPFRNPIWP
- a CDS encoding serine/threonine-protein kinase; this translates as MPVSAGIQIGPYQVLDPLGSGGMGEVYRAKDTRLGRDVAVKVLPRQFASHPERMHRFEQEARAASALNHPAIVTIYDIGTVDTTPYIAMEFVDGKNLHEIIKAGRISLKKVISIASQFVDGLAKAHEAGIVHRDLKPENLMVNGDGFVKILDFGLAKLSYAPTPGTSDVQTETSAGVVMGTAAYMSPEQAAGKLVDFRSDQFSVGSILYEMVTGRKAFAKETAAETMASVIREEPESVSSIDAAIPGPLRWIVERCMAKDPEERYASTRDLARDLQSLRDHFAEIVTSGETRPYLQSSKSSRAAFLFAILTAVILSVAAAIYWAGRKPAQKPVVFRSLTYSGSDSSPAVSPNGELVAFRSDRDGAPKIWLKQLKSGNEIALTDGPDDFPRFSPDGSFLLFIRTEGSVSSLYRVPVLGGEVRKVADDVRSADWSPDGKQIVFIRWVPSRGNLDSHFLTLNPDGSVVRELVVIPQKQLHYARWSPNGACLRKREAE